The Aureitalea marina genome includes a window with the following:
- a CDS encoding alpha/beta fold hydrolase — translation MTRKIIRISIVILISVSCYGQNTMHFTPTFTESKKTTHKIKKEQAYTFGYLEVLENRDKPNGNTIQLPVYIFKSRSKNPKSDPILYTVGGPGYTSMRASKYMQYYKYLDDRDFILFEQRGTQYAKPSLDCPEWSRAVYQSNLPNFDATKTDSLFQKAATACKERLEKSGINLNYYTTNQIAADINDLINILGIEEYNLLTMSYSTKIGQVLIRDYPDKIRSVVMDSPLPLEVNYDEESVNNLLESMDKLLSDCETDDVCNDAFPNIKSRFLKYLEEKTNNPLEVKVENPKNGKLETFYLKGKDLISVFSSASTGSVPNIPYEINKILNNDLSSVKKQLQSLFQEPGDGIGKGMRLSVWCAEENPFNSQEKITIETNKYPEVKGLSPTVFDKKVCEIWSVKEVPEIENMAVKNDIPVLLISGEYDELTPVKWAESMTNNLTNSYHLIFKGWKHGPTTNWSNTCAMQAANDFFNNPTAIPKPECFEQIKGPEFKTE, via the coding sequence ATGACAAGGAAAATTATTAGAATTAGTATCGTTATTCTGATTTCTGTTAGTTGCTATGGCCAAAACACAATGCATTTTACCCCAACTTTTACTGAGTCAAAAAAGACTACCCATAAAATAAAGAAAGAACAAGCCTATACTTTTGGCTACCTAGAAGTACTCGAAAATAGAGATAAGCCCAATGGCAATACCATACAGTTACCTGTTTACATTTTTAAAAGTCGTAGCAAGAATCCTAAATCTGACCCTATTCTGTATACGGTTGGAGGTCCTGGATATACGTCTATGCGTGCATCAAAGTATATGCAATACTATAAGTATCTTGATGATAGAGATTTTATTTTATTCGAGCAAAGAGGAACGCAATATGCAAAGCCAAGTTTAGATTGCCCTGAATGGTCAAGAGCGGTTTATCAATCCAATCTTCCAAATTTTGACGCAACCAAAACCGATAGCCTTTTTCAAAAAGCGGCTACAGCCTGTAAAGAAAGATTAGAAAAAAGCGGAATTAACCTAAACTATTACACAACAAACCAAATTGCAGCCGATATAAACGACTTAATAAATATATTAGGAATTGAAGAATATAACTTGCTTACAATGTCTTACAGTACTAAGATTGGGCAGGTCTTAATTAGAGATTATCCTGATAAAATTAGAAGTGTAGTAATGGATTCACCTCTTCCATTAGAAGTTAATTATGATGAAGAAAGCGTGAACAATCTGCTAGAGTCTATGGATAAACTACTCTCTGATTGTGAAACCGATGATGTCTGTAATGATGCCTTCCCGAATATTAAAAGTCGCTTCCTCAAATATTTAGAAGAAAAAACAAACAATCCACTTGAAGTAAAAGTAGAAAATCCAAAAAATGGCAAACTGGAAACGTTTTACCTAAAAGGAAAAGACTTGATAAGTGTATTCTCTTCAGCCTCAACGGGAAGTGTACCCAATATTCCTTATGAAATAAATAAAATACTCAACAATGATTTGTCTTCGGTAAAAAAACAATTACAATCTTTATTCCAAGAACCCGGAGATGGCATTGGGAAAGGGATGCGTCTATCGGTATGGTGTGCAGAAGAGAACCCCTTTAATTCCCAAGAAAAAATCACTATCGAAACAAATAAATATCCAGAAGTTAAAGGATTATCACCAACAGTTTTTGATAAAAAGGTTTGTGAAATTTGGAGTGTTAAAGAAGTACCTGAAATTGAAAATATGGCTGTAAAGAATGATATACCCGTTCTTTTAATAAGTGGAGAATATGATGAATTGACACCTGTCAAATGGGCTGAATCAATGACCAATAATCTGACAAATTCCTACCATCTGATTTTTAAAGGCTGGAAACATGGGCCTACTACCAATTGGAGTAATACATGTGCAATGCAGGCAGCAAATGATTTTTTTAACAATCCAACTGCGATACCGAAACCAGAATGTTTTGAACAAATCAAAGGGCCAGAATTTAAAACAGAATAA
- a CDS encoding arylsulfatase, translating into MKYFYHNKFTCSLISVLFTFITAGAIAQKEKPNVVIMLADNMGYGDLGVYGGGEIRGMPTPNVDQIAKEGFQLTQFFVEPGCTPSRAALMTGRYSTRSGLNSIIVAGTPSTLQDSELTMAEMFKSKGYATGMVGKWHLGQETQSLPTNQGFDEYHVGILETTDGTLYPETMRRSRLPEEFIQNAQPYIWESQEGTNELKKVRAYDLEYRRQIEKDIADASVKYIEKQAKSKTPFFLYVGWSHVHYPGLSHPDFVGKSSSGPYGDMVMELDYRTGQVMNAIKDAGIENNTIVIWLSDNGPVQAQGTNGDFMGSSAGPWRGEIGDALEGSLRVPGIIKWPNKIKPSVSNGMVSIHDFMPSLAAVIGADMPQDRAIDGVNQMGLFMGQNKSARESLITFIDGEVAAVRWKHWRIYPRQFTNSDGTPSQYGIGAYRVDGVGYPAIYNIKQDPREQWNQVGFVAWVIAPYLKTVSEYYKTLQQYPNPKPLSMTRFGNRN; encoded by the coding sequence ATGAAATATTTTTATCACAACAAGTTCACTTGCTCCCTAATATCGGTATTATTTACGTTTATAACTGCAGGTGCAATTGCTCAAAAAGAGAAACCAAATGTTGTTATCATGCTTGCTGACAACATGGGTTATGGTGATTTAGGGGTTTATGGAGGTGGTGAAATACGGGGAATGCCAACTCCAAATGTTGATCAAATTGCCAAGGAAGGCTTCCAGTTAACACAGTTTTTTGTAGAGCCAGGGTGTACTCCAAGTCGTGCAGCGCTAATGACAGGGAGGTATTCCACTAGGTCGGGATTAAATAGCATTATCGTGGCTGGTACTCCAAGTACCCTACAGGATAGTGAATTGACCATGGCTGAGATGTTTAAATCTAAAGGATATGCCACTGGTATGGTGGGTAAATGGCATTTAGGTCAAGAAACGCAAAGCCTCCCTACCAATCAAGGGTTTGATGAATACCATGTAGGTATACTCGAAACAACGGATGGCACACTTTACCCAGAGACAATGAGAAGGTCCAGACTTCCTGAGGAGTTTATACAAAACGCACAGCCCTACATATGGGAGTCTCAAGAAGGAACAAACGAATTAAAAAAGGTGCGGGCTTACGATTTAGAATACCGCAGGCAAATCGAAAAGGACATTGCCGATGCTTCTGTAAAGTATATAGAAAAACAAGCCAAATCAAAAACACCATTTTTTTTATATGTGGGTTGGTCTCATGTACATTACCCCGGGCTTTCGCATCCGGATTTTGTGGGTAAATCGAGTTCAGGTCCATACGGTGATATGGTAATGGAACTGGACTACAGGACCGGTCAAGTTATGAATGCTATTAAAGATGCAGGTATTGAAAACAATACGATTGTCATATGGCTTTCTGACAATGGACCTGTACAAGCGCAAGGAACAAATGGGGACTTTATGGGTAGTTCTGCTGGGCCTTGGCGAGGTGAAATTGGGGATGCGCTTGAAGGATCTCTCAGGGTTCCTGGAATAATTAAATGGCCAAATAAAATTAAACCGTCTGTGAGTAATGGCATGGTATCTATTCATGATTTTATGCCTTCACTTGCTGCTGTTATTGGTGCAGATATGCCTCAAGATAGAGCTATTGACGGGGTAAATCAAATGGGGTTGTTTATGGGTCAAAATAAATCAGCTAGGGAAAGTTTAATCACTTTCATTGATGGTGAAGTGGCTGCAGTACGTTGGAAACACTGGAGAATCTACCCCAGACAGTTCACAAACTCTGACGGTACACCAAGCCAATATGGGATTGGGGCCTATCGTGTGGACGGTGTGGGTTACCCTGCAATTTATAACATAAAACAAGATCCTCGGGAGCAATGGAATCAAGTGGGCTTTGTAGCCTGGGTCATTGCTCCATATTTGAAAACCGTGTCTGAATATTATAAAACGCTCCAGCAATATCCGAACCCCAAACCATTGTCTATGACCAGGTTTGGAAATCGAAATTGA
- a CDS encoding alpha/beta fold hydrolase: MKLKTITILILILSNTILFGQNLKMEAYEFISKAQDTVKAELGTFYVLKDRTNSSQDSIKLSFIRFKSTNPNPGKPIVYLSGGPGGSGTGTAKGGRFELFMKLREVADVIAFDQRGTGMSDRLPNCKYYAEFLPEKPTDKAEYIQKTTENISKCLEFWELENVNLKAYNTTESAKDIDELRKVLNTDKISVWAISYGSHLAFEYTRLFEDNIDKMVLASLEGSDQTIKLPKNTETFVFQLAELAKDNYGSEQKYPDLKRKITEVHERIKKNPVTSSYDNRRGGRDIVGISNFELQSAIATFYLKNPEDSKRLPKIYTEMYNGDFTGIAADVLVLKRYIFNGIRPMPFAMDMQSGISGQRQKQIEEQIDECILGSSINFLLYEWMTNLEFPQLPKEFRDLKPNKVNALLLSGSLDGRTYLTSGMEIAKKFENGRHVIIENAGHDLYMQSPLIGDMVLDFFKGKELNVDRIVLEPTLFD; the protein is encoded by the coding sequence ATGAAGCTTAAAACAATAACAATTCTGATATTAATCCTTTCAAATACTATCCTATTTGGACAAAATTTAAAAATGGAAGCTTATGAATTTATTTCAAAAGCTCAGGATACCGTTAAAGCAGAGTTGGGTACATTTTATGTTTTAAAAGATAGGACTAATAGCTCACAAGATTCAATAAAACTGTCGTTCATCAGATTTAAAAGCACAAATCCAAATCCTGGAAAACCGATAGTCTACCTTTCAGGTGGGCCCGGCGGTTCTGGAACTGGAACAGCAAAAGGTGGCAGGTTTGAATTGTTTATGAAATTAAGGGAAGTTGCAGATGTCATTGCCTTTGACCAGCGTGGAACTGGAATGTCTGATAGACTACCGAATTGTAAATACTATGCTGAGTTTTTACCAGAAAAGCCAACCGATAAGGCCGAATATATTCAAAAGACGACTGAAAACATTTCAAAATGTTTGGAGTTTTGGGAGTTAGAGAATGTAAATTTAAAAGCCTACAATACGACCGAAAGTGCAAAAGACATTGACGAATTGAGAAAGGTACTAAATACAGATAAAATTTCGGTTTGGGCAATAAGTTATGGTTCGCACCTTGCCTTTGAATATACAAGGCTCTTTGAGGATAACATTGACAAAATGGTATTGGCGAGTCTCGAGGGATCAGATCAAACGATAAAACTTCCGAAAAACACTGAGACTTTTGTATTTCAATTAGCAGAATTAGCTAAAGACAATTACGGTTCTGAGCAAAAGTATCCTGACTTAAAACGGAAAATCACAGAGGTTCATGAAAGAATAAAGAAGAATCCTGTCACAAGTTCTTATGACAACAGGCGTGGTGGAAGAGATATTGTAGGAATTTCAAATTTCGAGCTGCAATCGGCAATCGCGACATTCTATTTAAAAAATCCGGAGGATTCTAAAAGGCTTCCTAAAATCTATACAGAAATGTATAACGGTGATTTTACAGGAATCGCAGCAGACGTTCTGGTATTGAAACGCTATATCTTTAATGGTATTCGCCCTATGCCATTTGCGATGGATATGCAGAGTGGAATTTCAGGACAGCGACAAAAACAAATTGAAGAGCAAATAGATGAATGTATTTTGGGTAGTTCAATTAACTTTCTGCTCTATGAATGGATGACAAATTTAGAATTCCCACAATTACCCAAAGAATTTAGAGATTTAAAACCTAATAAGGTAAATGCCTTATTATTAAGTGGTTCATTGGACGGGCGAACGTATTTAACCAGCGGAATGGAAATCGCTAAAAAGTTTGAGAATGGTCGTCACGTTATTATTGAGAATGCAGGACACGACTTGTATATGCAATCGCCTTTGATTGGTGATATGGTACTTGATTTTTTCAAGGGAAAAGAATTAAATGTAGATCGAATTGTCTTAGAACCAACACTATTTGATTAA
- a CDS encoding BamA/TamA family outer membrane protein, producing the protein MIDSLSTSIIQNVYMESPDEVSSDSSQAKKKSSLKAYPYVFYTPESKLAFGAGGIYIFYTGQSQNLKPSKIGFGGYYSTNKQYKISMNNVYYFLENKLYFELPLSYGYFINKFWGIGNDVPDSDTTNYAQQTFSATLTIQVPPELFSADRTGIIVDYDNTTIRDRMGNPQLEDPSVIGANGGQLIGLGTDLLWDKRDHLFYPTEGNYQYFRAIVYPEWSDFVFAQFQLDARVYYKTNKRGVLAGNFYLESVVGDARFTSCPLLEVYRCEAIFMAATGIISFQ; encoded by the coding sequence ATGATAGATAGTTTAAGCACTTCTATTATTCAAAATGTATACATGGAAAGTCCTGATGAGGTGAGTTCAGATAGCTCCCAGGCTAAAAAGAAGTCGTCATTAAAGGCATATCCTTATGTGTTTTACACCCCGGAGTCCAAATTAGCTTTTGGAGCTGGTGGTATTTATATTTTTTACACAGGGCAATCTCAAAACTTAAAACCTTCAAAAATAGGTTTTGGCGGATACTATTCTACCAATAAACAATACAAGATTAGTATGAATAATGTCTACTATTTCCTTGAGAATAAGCTGTATTTCGAATTGCCTTTAAGTTATGGCTACTTTATAAATAAATTTTGGGGAATTGGAAATGATGTTCCGGATAGCGACACTACTAATTACGCCCAGCAAACCTTTTCGGCCACCCTAACAATTCAGGTGCCACCTGAATTATTTTCTGCAGATAGAACAGGTATTATTGTGGATTATGATAATACAACTATAAGAGATAGGATGGGGAATCCACAGTTAGAAGATCCTTCAGTAATCGGGGCCAACGGTGGCCAATTGATTGGTCTAGGAACGGATTTATTATGGGACAAGAGAGACCATCTCTTCTACCCCACAGAAGGTAACTATCAATATTTTAGAGCGATCGTTTACCCCGAGTGGAGTGATTTTGTTTTTGCACAGTTTCAGCTAGATGCTCGTGTCTATTATAAAACCAATAAGAGAGGTGTTTTGGCAGGGAATTTTTATTTAGAATCTGTGGTTGGTGATGCCCGTTTTACAAGTTGCCCTCTATTGGAGGTGTACAGATGCGAGGCTATTTTTATGGCCGCTACAGGGATAATTTCTTTTCAATGA
- a CDS encoding arylsulfatase has translation MKKSALIIFLFNFLSAMAQEKPNILVIMVDDVAPNALSCYSMGMQYPTPNIDKIAKEGVLFTDHYSQPSCTAGRAAFITGQKPVRTGLTTVGQPGNPLGLKKEDPTIAELLKPQGYMTAQFGKNHLGDRNEHLPTVHGFDEFFGNLYHLNVSEEPEQADYPKSQEFANKYGPRGIIESYATNTFDKTEDPRFGVIGKQKVTDIGQLTSERMKTFDDELVAKTKDFMKRAKEAEKPFFIWHATSRMHVYTRLKDESKNLATGVSTDLDLFGHGLMEHDGQVGELLDYIKELGIDENTIIIYTTDNGPEQSSFPHAGVTMFRGEKMTTWEGGLRSPFMVKWPKKIPAGLIRNGISAHEDVLPTLLAAVGNENIREELLNGKQVGDMKYKVYIDGYNNLNYWTGKSDESARNHFFYYYESGLTAMRVGPWKMHFATKERYFDDMVQHTMPQLFNLRKDPFERYDDITGFHLIMEKSWVMQPAIGILNDHLMTFKNYPPRQAAASLDINKAIESILKAKARQ, from the coding sequence ATGAAAAAAAGTGCTCTAATTATTTTTCTATTCAATTTCCTCAGTGCTATGGCACAGGAAAAACCAAACATTTTGGTCATTATGGTGGACGATGTAGCACCTAATGCCTTAAGTTGCTATTCCATGGGAATGCAATATCCAACTCCTAATATTGACAAGATAGCTAAAGAGGGTGTTTTATTTACTGATCATTACTCGCAACCAAGTTGTACGGCAGGAAGGGCAGCATTTATCACGGGACAAAAACCGGTTAGAACTGGTCTAACTACAGTTGGACAGCCTGGGAATCCCTTAGGGTTGAAAAAGGAAGACCCGACAATAGCAGAACTTTTAAAACCTCAAGGTTACATGACTGCACAATTTGGGAAGAATCACTTAGGTGACAGAAATGAACACCTCCCAACAGTTCATGGGTTCGATGAGTTTTTCGGAAACCTATACCATCTCAATGTGTCAGAAGAACCTGAGCAGGCAGATTATCCAAAAAGTCAAGAATTTGCAAATAAATATGGCCCCCGTGGAATTATTGAATCTTATGCTACTAACACCTTTGATAAAACTGAAGATCCGCGATTTGGCGTTATTGGAAAGCAAAAAGTAACTGACATTGGACAACTCACATCCGAAAGAATGAAAACATTTGATGATGAGTTAGTCGCTAAAACTAAAGATTTCATGAAGCGTGCTAAAGAAGCGGAGAAACCTTTTTTCATTTGGCACGCTACAAGCCGCATGCATGTTTATACTCGTTTAAAGGATGAGTCAAAGAATTTAGCAACTGGCGTTAGTACTGATTTAGATCTGTTTGGACATGGCCTAATGGAGCATGATGGACAAGTGGGTGAATTACTCGACTACATAAAAGAACTAGGTATTGATGAAAATACAATAATAATCTATACGACAGATAATGGTCCCGAACAAAGTTCTTTTCCACATGCGGGAGTAACAATGTTCAGAGGTGAAAAAATGACTACATGGGAGGGTGGCCTACGCTCGCCCTTTATGGTAAAATGGCCAAAAAAAATACCCGCAGGATTAATCAGAAATGGTATATCAGCTCATGAAGATGTTTTACCAACACTATTGGCTGCTGTTGGCAATGAAAACATTCGTGAAGAATTATTGAATGGCAAGCAAGTAGGCGATATGAAATACAAAGTCTACATTGACGGCTATAATAATCTCAATTATTGGACTGGAAAGTCAGATGAATCAGCTAGAAACCACTTTTTCTATTATTATGAAAGTGGCCTAACCGCAATGAGAGTTGGTCCATGGAAAATGCATTTCGCTACCAAAGAGCGCTACTTTGACGATATGGTTCAACATACCATGCCTCAATTATTTAACTTGAGAAAAGATCCTTTTGAAAGGTACGATGACATAACAGGATTTCATTTAATTATGGAAAAATCATGGGTTATGCAGCCCGCAATTGGAATACTTAATGACCATTTAATGACATTTAAAAATTACCCTCCTAGACAAGCTGCAGCTTCATTAGATATCAATAAGGCGATTGAATCAATTTTAAAGGCAAAAGCAAGACAATAA
- a CDS encoding transporter has protein sequence MKKRSIYLVLALWVVCASRLMAQADSAETASSDLANKIQNPIASLISIPFQNNLDFNVGPFDRNRNTLNIQPVVPFSLGEKYNLITRTIIPISSLPVGMDDRSTGIGDINLSLFLTSAKPKKLITGYGVAIGIPTGKTGIGLEKWTAGPSFIALTQQNGWTIGALVQNTWDFAGSDDVVSDVNFFYSQIFVVKNLQKGWYVNTAPIITSDWEAASDNRWTVPLGGGFGKLTRLGKLPVNAQIGYYFNVIRPDFGASSQFRFQVVFLFPK, from the coding sequence ATGAAAAAGCGAAGTATTTATTTAGTGTTGGCCCTTTGGGTTGTTTGTGCCTCAAGGCTAATGGCTCAGGCTGATTCTGCTGAAACAGCCTCTAGTGATTTGGCAAACAAAATTCAAAATCCCATAGCCAGTCTCATCAGTATTCCTTTTCAAAATAACCTAGACTTTAATGTAGGCCCTTTTGACAGAAACCGTAATACATTGAATATTCAACCAGTAGTACCTTTTTCGCTCGGTGAAAAATACAATCTTATCACAAGAACAATTATTCCCATTTCATCACTACCTGTTGGTATGGATGATCGTTCTACTGGCATCGGGGATATCAATTTAAGTCTGTTTCTAACCTCAGCTAAGCCCAAGAAATTAATCACCGGTTATGGTGTAGCCATAGGCATACCTACTGGGAAGACAGGCATAGGCCTAGAAAAGTGGACCGCTGGGCCATCATTCATTGCGCTCACCCAACAAAATGGCTGGACCATTGGTGCTTTAGTACAAAACACATGGGATTTTGCAGGCTCTGATGATGTAGTGTCTGATGTGAATTTTTTCTATTCTCAAATATTTGTGGTTAAGAATTTACAAAAGGGATGGTATGTGAATACAGCACCTATCATCACCTCAGATTGGGAGGCGGCAAGCGACAACAGATGGACAGTACCTTTAGGCGGTGGCTTTGGTAAACTGACCCGTTTAGGTAAACTACCTGTTAATGCTCAGATAGGTTATTACTTCAACGTAATAAGACCAGATTTTGGCGCCTCATCTCAGTTTCGATTCCAAGTAGTTTTCCTATTTCCGAAATAG
- a CDS encoding CPBP family intramembrane glutamic endopeptidase yields MDMIKKLSPFLSGIAILIVIGIIMLFPLDKLITEQDFSSFQVEYVILAIKMLLIFSISLLLIKRLNEKALSGISSKYKWSFKYLNLIPFYLFLLGVLGFINKDLSSIDFSNMALLLIACQLVGFAEEFVFRGYLQPVFLKKYISRDGGIFLGVLFPAIFFGASHLLNLTVNDNVPQVIGQSIYAIFIGFFFGVVLLKTNKLIPLAITHGLINFFFLFGLLPGLNSNTEPTVAMTLLEEIISATAPLLVFIPLFVIGLILLRKIAKDDVQKKINL; encoded by the coding sequence ATGGATATGATTAAAAAGTTAAGCCCATTCTTATCAGGTATAGCAATCCTTATTGTCATAGGTATTATAATGCTATTCCCTTTGGACAAATTAATTACTGAGCAAGACTTTTCCAGTTTTCAAGTTGAATATGTAATATTAGCAATTAAGATGTTGTTGATTTTTTCAATCAGTCTCTTACTTATAAAAAGGCTAAACGAGAAAGCATTATCCGGGATTAGTTCAAAATACAAATGGTCTTTTAAATACCTCAATTTAATACCTTTCTATTTATTCTTGCTAGGTGTCTTGGGTTTTATAAATAAGGATTTGTCATCAATAGATTTCTCTAATATGGCACTGTTACTAATTGCTTGCCAATTAGTTGGCTTTGCAGAGGAGTTTGTATTCAGAGGTTACCTACAGCCTGTTTTCCTAAAAAAATATATTTCACGTGATGGTGGAATCTTCTTGGGAGTACTCTTCCCGGCGATATTCTTTGGTGCTTCGCACTTGTTAAACTTAACTGTAAATGACAATGTCCCTCAAGTAATTGGTCAATCGATTTATGCAATTTTCATTGGGTTCTTTTTTGGAGTGGTCTTATTAAAAACTAATAAGTTAATTCCACTTGCTATTACACATGGACTTATTAATTTTTTCTTCCTTTTTGGATTACTTCCGGGTTTAAATAGTAATACAGAACCTACTGTTGCAATGACACTTTTAGAAGAGATAATATCTGCCACAGCACCACTTTTAGTTTTTATACCATTGTTCGTCATTGGTCTTATTTTGTTAAGGAAAATAGCCAAAGATGATGTTCAAAAGAAAATAAACCTATAG
- a CDS encoding acyl-CoA thioester hydrolase/BAAT C-terminal domain-containing protein yields the protein MSEKRKYILPFVILIILTVGYLIADSILFDGVKPKAINANGFQAKYFAKDNLTNKTAIILIGGGQWGDYWANEFSTQEMVALSLPYNGIEGLPKLPENIDLGYFENAINWLRSQKEVNSEKIIVMGASRNAELALVIASTFTNTIKGVIAYSPSSVSWSNTVLPYNSDELKPSWKYKGIDIPYIPMEKLSGNMSNKIEMIDYWEKGLSKVDLVEYASIKVENISGPILLFSGSDDKVWPSAKMADMIEKRLEENNFTYTFNNIQFENAGHLISRNPEQKTDNRTGKINLGGRDFEYEFGGTDSGDYKAKKDAKMKLMEFLKGI from the coding sequence ATGTCGGAAAAAAGAAAATATATTCTCCCTTTCGTAATTCTTATAATTCTAACGGTAGGGTATTTAATAGCTGATTCCATCTTATTCGATGGGGTAAAACCGAAAGCTATAAATGCAAATGGTTTTCAGGCAAAATACTTCGCTAAAGATAACTTGACCAATAAAACTGCAATTATTCTAATTGGGGGTGGACAATGGGGAGATTATTGGGCAAATGAATTTTCTACCCAGGAAATGGTAGCATTATCATTGCCATATAATGGAATAGAGGGACTACCAAAATTACCTGAAAATATTGATTTGGGGTACTTTGAAAATGCAATAAATTGGTTAAGGTCACAAAAGGAAGTCAATTCAGAAAAGATAATTGTAATGGGAGCATCACGCAACGCTGAATTAGCTTTAGTCATTGCGTCAACTTTCACAAATACTATAAAAGGAGTTATTGCTTATTCACCTAGTTCTGTTTCTTGGTCAAACACAGTTCTACCCTATAATTCGGATGAACTTAAACCAAGTTGGAAATATAAAGGGATTGATATTCCATATATACCTATGGAAAAATTATCTGGAAATATGTCTAACAAAATTGAAATGATAGATTATTGGGAAAAGGGATTATCTAAAGTTGATTTAGTTGAATATGCTTCAATAAAAGTAGAAAACATATCAGGACCTATCTTACTCTTTTCTGGTAGTGATGATAAGGTTTGGCCATCAGCAAAAATGGCTGATATGATTGAAAAAAGACTAGAAGAAAACAATTTCACGTATACCTTTAATAATATTCAATTTGAAAATGCAGGGCATTTAATTTCAAGAAATCCCGAACAAAAAACAGATAATAGAACTGGAAAAATCAATCTTGGAGGGAGGGACTTCGAATATGAATTTGGAGGAACTGATAGTGGAGATTACAAAGCCAAGAAAGATGCTAAAATGAAATTAATGGAATTTTTAAAAGGAATATAA
- a CDS encoding SphA family protein: MAQQASAFQAGHYYPGLINTRDMAQPPSSGLFILWYNFYASSSAYFDQNGNKFDGISLSDLNPVLPDINASTKLNGFGSAPVIAWASPKIKLLGDARYIVGIAPNYVSADVSLLTEGPGNVLGVPLSNESTAKVSGFGDFIFIPFGLSWGGQKMDVTTAYTIYAPTGRYTTGASDNIGLGYWTHQMQGFGYYYPIEDKSSTIMLGLTYEANSKIKDSDVRPGSRFTLEYGLSQFLSEKLEVGIAGAHNWQVTEDTGEDVFWNTANFDRKSSLFFNVGYWPIAQRLNINFKYGFDYGLRQRFKNNMVVLNLLFNPNLLVSKN, translated from the coding sequence GTGGCGCAGCAAGCCTCTGCTTTTCAGGCTGGTCATTATTATCCGGGCCTTATCAATACAAGAGACATGGCCCAACCGCCTTCTTCTGGCTTGTTTATTTTGTGGTATAACTTTTATGCTTCCAGTTCGGCATACTTTGACCAAAATGGTAACAAATTCGATGGCATTAGTTTAAGCGATCTCAATCCTGTCTTACCTGATATAAATGCATCAACTAAATTAAATGGATTTGGTAGTGCACCCGTAATTGCTTGGGCCTCTCCTAAAATAAAACTGCTTGGAGATGCCCGCTACATTGTTGGAATAGCTCCTAATTATGTAAGTGCAGATGTGTCCCTTTTAACAGAGGGGCCAGGAAACGTTTTGGGTGTGCCTTTAAGTAATGAAAGTACGGCAAAAGTTTCAGGGTTTGGGGATTTTATTTTTATTCCTTTTGGATTGAGTTGGGGCGGTCAAAAAATGGATGTCACAACGGCATATACCATTTATGCCCCAACAGGTAGATACACGACCGGAGCATCGGATAATATAGGTTTAGGGTATTGGACCCATCAAATGCAGGGCTTCGGATATTACTATCCAATTGAAGATAAATCTAGTACCATCATGTTAGGCCTAACCTATGAGGCCAATTCAAAAATTAAGGATAGTGATGTGCGTCCTGGATCTCGTTTTACTTTGGAGTATGGTTTAAGTCAATTTTTATCCGAAAAACTGGAAGTGGGTATTGCAGGGGCTCACAACTGGCAAGTAACCGAAGATACAGGTGAAGATGTGTTTTGGAATACCGCTAATTTTGATCGTAAAAGCTCATTGTTTTTTAATGTAGGATACTGGCCTATTGCACAGCGATTAAATATAAATTTCAAATATGGTTTTGATTATGGATTGCGCCAGCGGTTTAAGAATAACATGGTTGTGCTAAACCTTCTTTTTAATCCTAACCTTCTGGTTTCCAAAAATTAA